In the Lysinibacillus sp. PLM2 genome, one interval contains:
- the hprT gene encoding hypoxanthine-guanine phosphoribosyltransferase: protein MIQQDIEKVMITEEQIQERIVEIGAQLTEEYKDRFPLAIGVLKGAVPFMADLMKRYDSYIEVDFMDVSSYGNATVSSGEVKILKDLNTSVEGRDVIIIEDIIDSGLTLSYLVDLFKYRKAKSIKIVTLLDKPSGRKVDLKADIVGFKVPDGFVVGYGLDYAEKYRNLPYIGILKREVYSF from the coding sequence ATGATTCAACAAGACATAGAAAAAGTGATGATTACAGAGGAACAAATTCAAGAAAGAATTGTTGAAATTGGTGCGCAATTAACAGAAGAATACAAAGACCGTTTTCCACTAGCAATCGGTGTATTAAAAGGTGCAGTACCATTTATGGCAGATTTAATGAAACGATACGATTCATATATCGAAGTGGATTTTATGGACGTTTCAAGTTACGGAAATGCTACGGTTTCTTCAGGTGAAGTGAAAATTTTAAAGGATTTAAATACAAGTGTTGAAGGCAGAGATGTCATTATTATTGAAGATATTATTGATAGTGGGTTAACATTAAGTTATTTAGTAGACTTATTTAAGTACCGTAAAGCAAAATCGATTAAAATCGTGACGCTTTTAGATAAACCATCTGGTCGTAAAGTCGATTTAAAGGCAGATATCGTCGGCTTCAAAGTTCCTGATGGATTTGTAGTAGGATACGGATTAGATTACGCAGAAAAATATCGTAACTTGCCATATATTGGTATTTTAAAACGAGAAGTATATTCATTCTAG